In Tachysurus fulvidraco isolate hzauxx_2018 chromosome 5, HZAU_PFXX_2.0, whole genome shotgun sequence, the genomic stretch GAGTTTTTAGGGGCGGTGGAGTTTTGACCAACCGGAAGCTCTTGGACTCTTGGAGGGGCGGAGCAACTAAACTTTGGGGGCAGGTCTCATAATTCTGATTATATATGCAGCGTTTTGCAATAATACACATGCTGGTTATAAAGAGCTTCCATACagagtgtgtgcacacacagctTGTGTTCGTAAGGCCACGTGGTCTCAGTGATTCTACTTAAACCCTTAACCAAAATTCACCACCACACAATCCTTTTaaacagtgtgtatctgtccaTATCGAAACCCTGCCAAATAGCAGCTCATATAAAATTGACTCCACCCCTATAAGCGCCAAGTATGTTGGCTCCGCCCCCTAGAAGAGGTCTGAGTGCCCCTTGGTCAAACTGTGCCTTGTGTTGTGGTCTGATAGAAGCTCCGCCCGGCGCTCTGGACACAAACAAATGCCTGGAGTCTCTCGCGTCTCTGCGCCACGCCAAGTGGTTCCAGGTTTGCACCTCGCTTTATAATTTAACGACCTCTAACATAACATGACGTTAATCAATAACGTATTTGACTGTTGAAATGTTCACACgtgcttttttaaagaaactaaAAAGATGTGGACATTCAAGTCAAATACGAATGTTTATATTGAGAGAGTTTGTAGATGGAATGATGAACAGAAAGACAACATAGATGAAGGTTCTCTCCATCAGGTTTGGTTTGTTACACAGAGAGACCGTATATAAAAGTATGGTGTTGAAACATGTTAGAGCGTGAAggcagctgatgtgtgtgtgtgtatgtgtgtgtgtgtgtatgtgtgtgtgtggaatggtATTAGTGAGCAGGGTTATTAACACTggcacaaagcagctttaccaACATCTGGATATACAGTAGAATTGAAATGTAGCCCTAAAGTAATGTTGGTGTGTTttgagagcacacacacacacacacacacacacacacacacacacacacacacacacagtgtgttagaGTGACAGATAACACACAAGCTCACTTCAGTGATTTATGCACACAGTCACAAACGCTCACTTACACTGTTCCTAACACCAGGGACGCTGCCCTCATCCTCTACAGTTTATTCAGCATAAGATCTGTGGGACGTTGGTGAGTGTGCAGGAGGACAGGCAGACCAGCTGAGACGGGGTTAGACAGACTGATGTAAAGACAAACAGATGGACACAAAGATAGACAGTTTAACAGATCTGTGCTGGTTACACAATGTGTTGAATATAGacttgtgtgtagagtgtatcaGCAGTGTAATgcatggtatgtgtgtgtgtgtgtgtgcgtgtgcgtgtttgtgtgtgtgtgtgtgcggtgttgGTGGCTCACAGGCTAAAGTTTCCAACCTGCACTCAAGTGTCATCGTCATTCGCATCCTGAGAGATCTGTGTACCCGTGTCCCTACCTGGGCCCCACTCAAAGgatgggtaagtgtgtgtgtgtgtgtgtgtgtgtatgtgtgtgtgtatgtgtgccgaATATTTTAAGCACTGTGTAGTTGtacattgttttgtgtgtgtgtgtgtgtgtgtgtgtgtgtgtaggtgttggAGCttctgtgtgagagagcgatATCAACGAGTGACAGACCGATGGGACCAGGAGAGGCTCTGAGGAGAGTACTAGAGTGTGTCGCGTCTGGAATACTACTGGAGGGTgaaaatctctctcacacacacacacacacacacacacacacacacacacacacacacacacacacacacacataattgaGGCATTTGTTCTCCAGAATATTTGGtcatgtatctgtgtatgtatagacatatatagtatgtgtgtgtgtgtgtgtacagatgggCCTAGTATTTCTGACCCATGTGAGAGGGCAGGTGTGGATGCGAGCTGCCATCTTACCCCCCAGCAGAGGGAGGACATTACACAGAGTGCACAGGTACAGACGGATGATGTGCTTCAAAATATCCACATTAAGGCTTCTGTGTGGAACAGATCTAAACTTAGGGGTGACGGGTATGGgatagatgtagtgtgtgtggttagtgtgtgtgtggtttgtgtgtatgctgtgtgtggttagtgtgtgtggtgtgtgtgtgctgtgtgtggttaatgtgtgtggtgtgtgtgtatgctgcgtgtggttagtgtgtgtgctgtgtgtggttggtgtgtgtggtttgtgtgtatgctgtgtgtgctgtgtgtggttaatgtgtgtggtgtgtgtggtttgtgtgtatgctgtgtgtggttagtgtgtatgctgtgtgtggttagtgtgtgtgctgtgtgtggttaatgtgtgtgattagtgtgtgtggttagtgtgtgtgctgtgtgtgtgctgtgtgtggttagtgtgtgtggtcagtgtgtgtgggatactgtgtgtgctgtgtgtggttagtgtgtgtgctgtgtgtgtatggtgtgtgtggttagtgtgtgtgctgtgtgtgattagtgtgtgtgtgctgtgtgtgattagtgtgtgtgtgctgtgtgtgtgctttgtgtgtgatgtgtgtggtttgtgtgtgtgctgtgtggttagtgtgtgtggtgtgtttggttaGTGTGtttggttagtgtgtgtggtgtgtgtgtgctgtgtgtggttagtgtgtgtgtggttagtgtgtgtggtgtgtgatcaGTGACAGGTCAGTCATGACGTCCTGTCCCTCTTTTATTTACCAGTTTGCTTTGCGGCTCATGGCATTTGGACAGATCCACAAAGTGTTGGGGATGAACCGGTTGTCACCCAAAGTGGGGCACATGTACAGCGACACACTCatctgtaagacacacacacacacaacacacacacacacacacacacacacacacacacacacacacacacacacacacgtcacttgTCATCATCCTGCATGCAGATCTGATGCTTCTGTGTCTTCTGTTCTTATTTTAgaatacagtgttgtgtatgcAGTTcacctcctgtgtgtgtgtgtgtgtgtgtgtgtgtgtgtgtgtgtgtttgtgtgtgtttgtgtgtgtttgtgtgtgtttgtgtgtgtgtgtgtgtgtgtgtgtgtgtgtgtgtgtgtgtgtttgcagcccAAACCCCAGTGACAGGACTGAGTGTGATGAAGCGATCGTTGGAATCAGCCACAGAGGAAGAGTCGAGCAGCAGTAAAGTCCCTCGCAAAGGCatggtgctctctctctctctctctctctctctctgtatctctctctctctgtatctctctctctctctctctctctctctctctctctgtgtctctgtctctctctctgtctctctctctctctctcactcactttctctctgtctctctctctctctctctctctctctctctcactcactttctctctgtctctctctctgtctctctctctctctaaccctaactcttTTGTAAGATAAGTTAATCGCTAAATGTTCATTAAACAGCTCCTCAGTAAGAAAGGGATGGATCTTCCCCCCAACTGGCTTGTTACACACATTATGCCTGACATACACAGCTTTGGGATGCAGCCTGCTGACTGACCTCCTCACACACCctcagggtcacacacacacacacacacacacacacacacacacacacacacacacacacacacacatacacacacacacaatgttgtcTGAAAGAAGGTGATGTTTCAAAGTCAAGGTGGAGGCCAGACATCAGTGTGCAGTGTTTCCCTCCTCATGGGCTTGTGCTCTACAACTCTTACTGAAagagtaaaagtgtgtgtgtgtgtgtgtgtgtgtgtgtgtgtgtgtgtgtgtgtgtgtgtgtgtgcacagagaTCGTCATTGAGCCCAGTAATGCTGTGATGATGCTGAATCAGCTGCACCCAGGTTTGCTGTACCGGCTCGTGTCCCAGACGGGTCCTGAACACAGTCCACACTTCACCATGGCCATTGAAGTGAAGGGCAAAATGTACGAGGCAACAGGACCCTCAAAGCGCAATGCCAAACTGCTCGTCGCCCAAAAAGTGGGTTATTAAACTGACAggggacccccccccccacacacacacacacacccctccccaaCACAACCTTATGCACTTTCATGGTTTCATATTTCTGTTGTTCAGTTTGTACTGAAAACTAAACAGTAGTGCACATAtttaacaagtgtgtgtgtgtgtatgtgtgtgcgtgtgtatgtgtgtgcgtgtgtatgtgtgtgcgtgtgtgtgtgcgtgtgtgtgtgtgtgtgtgcgtgtgtgtgtgcgtgtgtgtgtgcgtgtgtgtgtgcgtgtgtgtgtgtgtgtgtgtaggccctACAGGCTCTGGGTATAGTGGTCACACCCACAGAGACTACAGCTACACCTGATCAGAAGAAAGGTCAGGAGACTGTCACAGGAACAAACAGAACTGCAGTgactgggggggaaggagctgaggtgatctctctctctctctctctctctctctgtgtgtgtctctgtgtgtgtgtgtgtgtgtgtgtgtgtctctctctctctgtctctctctctctgtgtgtgtgtgtcgctctctgtctctctctctctctctctgtgtgtgtgtgtgtgtgttgctctctgtctctctctgtctctctctctctgtgtgtgtctctctctctctgtgtgtgtgtgtgtctgtgtgtgtgtgtctctctctctctctctctctctctctctctctctgagtgtaacacacagtagttttttgtttgttgtgttttttttacagtgcatTCAGAAAGTTTTCACACCCCTTCACTATCTTTATTCTGATACTACAATCATTCAAATTCTTTTGCACATTAATCTACACCCAGTTTTCCccaaatgacaaaataaaaacagaaaacttgAAATGTCTATAAAtttattaagaagaaaaaatgaaagacaaaaTAAAGTGATGAGCGGTGCATCAAACAGCTCCATCTGGGGGTCATTAGAACAGAGAATATTGTTCCACACAGTCCCAGAATCCAAGCAGTCTGAGGTGAGACGTCCATCTAGGCATCTGCAGTGACTGTTGTCCTTATGGACGAATGTTCCATCTCTGAACAGGATCTGTGGAGCTGACCATGACCATGGGGTTTATTGTCCCCTCAGTTACTGAGGCTCTCCCCCCCCACACCCATCTCCTGTCCTGGTCCTGCTTGTGCCAAACATCTTCCTTTTGAGGATCAGGGAGGCTGAAGTGCTCTTGGGAATCTTCAGTGgaacagaatgtttctgtcgCCTTCCTCAGATCTGTGCCTTCTGTCTCTGTCGCCGGTCCCTCACTGACCTAGTGAAACCTTCTATAGACATGTGTGTCTTTCTCAATCATGTCCAGTCCATTTAATTGACCACAGCTGGACTCCAGTGAACATGTAAAACATCTCCGAAACCATCAAGAGAAATGGGAGCATGTTCATGTGGTGGTGTAAAGGGTCTTAATACTGATGTACATGTGATGTTGcagatttttataaaaaaaaattaatttatagATATTTctagaaatgtgtgtttgtgtgtgtgtgtgtgtgtaggctacACTACAGGGGGGTCCGATTCTCACTAAACATGGAAAAAATCCGGTCATGGAGTTGAATGAAAAGAGACGGAGTCTGAAGTATGAGGTTGTCTCAGTGAGAGGACGATTTAACGACAAGATCTTCACcattgaggtgtgtgtgtgtgagagagagagagagagagagagatatgattGTTTAATCCTCACTACACATTATGCATACTTATACAAGGCTAAGAGTGTGTTAATATATGATATTACTCATAtcatatcgtgtgtgtgtgtgtgtgtgtgtgtgtgtgtgtgtgtgtgtgtttcaggtggaAGTAGATGGACAGAAGTTTCAAGGTTCAGGTTCTAATAAGAAGTTAGCGAAGGCAAATGCTGCTCTGGCTGCACTAGAGAAACTTTTTCCTAATGACAATCCTGAgaaccagaagaagaagaaattctCTCCAATggtctcttacacacacacacacacacacacacacacacacacacacacacacaccaccctaaACCAGTCCCAGTACTTGTTTTCCTCACAGCTTTACACAGAGGACACAGATCCATCTACATCTATACAatctgtctcacactgtgtttgatttggtgtgtgtgtgtgtgtgtgtgtgtgtgtgtgtgtgtgtgtgtgtagggttacGGTGGAGTTGGTGGAATTTCATATAGTGCTGGGCGTGGCAGAGGAAGAGGGCGGGGTCGAGGATTTAACAATAAAGGCTCCACTTTTAAAGGTCGCACATGTCACATTGCTGATCCAGCTCACAAGAggctgtttacacacacacacacacacacacacacacacacacacacacacacacacacacacacacacacacacacacacacatacacacgcacacatacacacgcacacatacacacacacacatacacacacacacacatacatacatacacacacacacacatacacacatacatacatacacacatacatacatacacacatacacacacacacacatacacacacacacatacacacacacacatacacacacacacacacacacatacacacacagacacacacatacacacacacacacagacagacacacacacatacacacatacatacatacacacacatacacacacacacacagacagacacacacacacacacacacacacacacacacacacacacacacacacacagacacacacacacacacacacatacacatacacacacacacacacacatacacacacagacacacacacatacacacatacatacatacacacacatacacacacatacacacacacacacagacagacacacacacacacacacacacacacacacacacacacacacacacacacacacacacacacagagtcacccaaAACTCGTCCACCTACTTGTTTTTATCACAGCACATTGTTGATAAGCactactgaatactgaatataaCTATCACTAACCCCTTACTCTCTGACTGAAGACATGTACAGTACTCTGAAAtgatgaactgtgtgtgtgtgcatgtgtgtgtgtgtgtgtgtgtgactacagCAGTGAGCAGTTGCTCTGGGTTCTCAGTCAGCAGTGAATTGAACACTGCAGGCTCTCAGGAGGAACAGTGTGTGTCAGACGCACCAACACCGGTGTATCAGGCCGTGCCTCCACCCAGCAGCGGTTACTACAGCCAGCACAGCCATGAGTACGGCCAGTACAGAAAGAACACACAGAACCTGAACCAAAACTGTGGGCAGAACCAGGAGTCTCTTGTGGGACCTGATTATGGATATGGCTACCAGAATACTCAGAACTACAACTATGGGGGtatgtgcgcgcgcacacacacacacacacacacacacacactacaatgaGTCACCACAGGTGTATTAAAACTATTATGCATGATGTAGTAAACGTGGTCTGTGTTCATCACTCActacttattctctctctttttctagcATATTCTAATCAGTCCACATTTGGGGCAGGTGGAACTGGAACAGAGAATTTTGGGTATCAGCAGAGAACCTACCCCAACCCCGGGGGCTacagcagcaacaacacaaACTACAGCTACAAATAAACACTCTGCCAAGGATGGAGCTTCTCTTCACAAGCTGACAGCAGCGTTACTCTACAGGAGAATAAATCTGTTCATCATCAACCTTCAGCTTTGTCTCCCAGGAGCTTCTTTTACCACATGCATTATGTCTCCAGAAGGTGGAGCTTCCTCTGCTCCTGTTCAGTAAATAGCACTGTAGGTGAAGCTTCGTCCATTTTGTCTAATAAAGACTGATTCATTAGTGGTTTTGTGGTGGAGACTTTGGGTCTCAGTTTCTCTGCTCTGTTGAGTAAATAGTTCTTGTGCACGCTGCTGTTTGGCTTTAGATTTTCTCCACTGTTCCCCTtcttaacccccccccccccaacagtGTTATTGTAGTGCATTTGCACGTCCTTGTTTTCACATCTTCAGTAGTGTTTCCTTCCTTGTTATCCTCCGAGCTGATGTGTGTGATTCAGGCTGATCATGTGAGAAAAGAGGAAGAGCTCCAGCCTGATTTTCCTCTGAGGAATATTTCTAATACTGTTCTTTTTGACTGAGTGTGAAGTGGAAACAGCCACAAATGTTAATGTCATTCTCATGGTagaagtttttgttttgtttctcttccTGATTGTTTAAGTGACTGTGACTTTCATCTGAACTTAAACACTgactgaataaaatgttttctatttttaaaccaaaaatactttttttgtcCGTTGCCCACAATGTAGTGTGTGGACTGAAgcgtgaacagtgaacagtgattAGTGGTTTAAGTCTGAACGTCGTCATCATCAACCGACTGATGACAAAAGGTCTGAATTGTCATGTTTATAACCCTTTATATCGTTTACACAACTTTacacaatttataaataatgacaAATCAGTACAGTGCAGTCAGAGTCAGCAGTGGACGTGGTCTTGCTTGatcatctgccaaatgaatTAAGTAAGCTTTAATATTAGTTTTAATAGTTTATAaggattttatcttttttaactACAGTCAAAAGCAGATTACCCACAAACACAGATGTGTGTCAGAGAAGCAGCAGGACGGAAAATGAAGGTGTCAGTCACATGGCTGCTGattcacatgaacacacacagattttataTAAAGCTGTGATAAGCAGAAGGTGATGAATGTGTTACTGCATTAATGCTGAGAGAAGAGACACAAGTCCGTGCCACAGGTCTGTGACATCCACTTATAACTCATTCATGTTTGGTCTTTCACACTGTCCTTTAAGAGTTGTGCTGATTAAGCACATGGATGATTTACTGACATTCTGAAATTCTTTGtgctcaggtgtgtgatgatgtcataatatataaaacactatataagtgtttatttctgaataATCACGGGTAAAAATGACAAGTCTCTAATTATGTTGAGAAAAATGTGTTGATCTTGTCCAGTAATTAGCTTTTAGTTGTGTTTAATgccataaaatacaaaaaatgttaataaaattcTTAGATCATGATGAAATCATTAATTATCATCTTATTCATATTTCATTCTAATCCTGTCAGTGTTTTCCAGGAGTTAAttagtaagtgagtgtgtgtgtgtgtgtgtgtgtgtgtgtgtgtgtgtgtgtgtgtgtgtgtgtgtgtgtgtgtgagagtgtgtgtgtgtgtgtgtgtgtgtgtgtgtgtgtgtgtgtgtgtgtgtgagtgagtgtgagagagagagagagagagagagagagataatgagcAGATGAGTGGATTAAGCTGAGTGTGAgaacagaaacatttaaaagaagaagTAAAGCATGTGTGCTTGAGTTTGTGGATTAGAGTAAGAAGGTGAACAGGAAGGTTGTAGTAACTGGAAGACTTTCTCATGGTGACGACAGATTAATTACTttatatctaaatatttttaGCTTGGTTTTGGTTTTAAACCATTTTAATTTTGTCAGTGTATTTTGGTGTAAAATGTGGAGTGCTGTAGTTACAATTGGTTTGATGGTGaccgtgtgtctgtctctgtagaTGGCTTCCCAGCTGGTCTCCATTCTCTTGATCATCcttcctgtttctgtttgcTCTCCTCCTCCATTTTATGGCCTGGAATCAGAAGGTAGTAAGTTAGGTTACTTTAGATGTTTCTGACTTCAGCTGCATCTCATGTCATTACTCTGAATCTTATTTTAGCATTGTGGAAAATGTTTTTGCAGAatcagtacggtgtgtgtgtgtgtgtgtgtgtgtgtgtgtgtgtgtgtaaggtaaATGCTTTTTATGTACAAAATACATGCAACTGGAAAATGTTTAAAGAAGTACATCTTCAGCTGCTTTGGTGCCAGTTTATTGCTGATGTTTTGCTCCAGCTTCCTCTTTCCctgctgtgtgtgaatgctgagcgtttgtttgtgtttgaagtTTATTGAAATAGTGATTTGAGCTTTCTGTAGctgagttactgttactactagtTAAGTTGGAGAATTTATTCAGGGTGTATGTCTTGCATGTAGAATATGCAAATGCACTGATAATCTGTGTCTCTTCTGTTTCACAGCTAATCGATCATCCATCCGGTTCCTGGTAGTTGGTGACTGGGGTGGTTTGCCTAATGCACCTTTCGTCACACCTGTTGAGTGGGCTACAGCACGGGAAATGGGCCGAACTGCTGAGCACCTTGGCGCTGATTTTGTTTTAGCACTTGGAGATAACTTTTATTACAGAGGTGTGAGGAGTGTGGATGATCCTAGATTTCAGGTATGTGCAGATTccaaaaaaatgtctttgttgGTGTTAATCTTTTGACATTGAAGAGAAATCTCAGACTAAGCTAATGACTTTTGTAAATGAATGTTGTAAGAACTGCTGAGTTATTAGTGTAGTGCTGCAGTTGAAGTACTAGAATGCAGTTGCAGCAAAAAAAGCTTGTGTGCTTTCAGCAATTTAAGTGAAAGCTTTTTGCTTCCACACCAGTTTGTATGACTGAATTGCATTTTCTTTTGTAACTGTAACCTAACCCTGGTCTTAATTCTGACTTGCTGTTTTAGGAGACGTTTGAGAATGTCTACACTGCTAAATCTCTAAATATTCCATGGTATGTTGTTGCTGGCAACCATGACCATGCAGGAAATGTTCGTGCCCAGATCCAGTACAGCAAAATGTCCCAACGATGGTCAGAATTTTTCCATTGATACTGGTCTTTTGGTATATAGAAATTTGCAGCATCAAATTCAACAAATTTCACTCACTTGCCGCTGAGGAATACCTGTACACTTGATCATGCAATTATAGAACCAAGGAAGCAAGGGTGTATATAAGGAGGAGAGGAATTTCCCCCTCTAAGGTTCTGGCTATTGCATAACTGTTGGTGCCAGAGGAGCTTGCCTGTGCTTCTAGAACAATCCATCTGTACCAGCACTTATGTAGTATTCCTAACTTGGAGCCTGGTGGACTAGCAATTGAGTGAATTTTCCAGGTTATTGTCAGTGATTTCTCAGTTTTACTAACTGGTAACTAACCATCAAATTATTCTATAACTATTTCTAGCCTCTATTTTAGTGCACATCATCTTTCTTGCAGGAATTTCCCATATTATTACTATGAACTGAACTTCAACATCCCACACACTGCTGGCATTCTGCAGGTGCTAATGTTGGACACCGTGCTTCTTTGTGGAAACACTGATGACTTCCAGGATGGAAAGCCAAGTGGCCCAGAAAGCAGTGTGTTGGCTAACCGCCAACTACTGTGGCTGCAGGAACGGCTGCAGCGCTCCACAGCTGACTTCCTCCTTGTGGCTGGTCATTATCCTGTCTGGTCAGTGTCCAAACATGGGCCCACTGACTGTCTGTTGAGAAGGCTTCGTCCCTTGCTGGTGAAGTACAAAGCCACAGCTTACCTGTGTGGACATGATCACAATCTGCAGGTAGGTTTTTACACTTGAAGATTGAACTTGGAATGTCAACAATGTCTTAAGGATTTGTTAACGTTGTGTTTTGATAAATTTGGTATCTTGCACAGAACATGGCCCTGTTCTGGGTGTAACACTGTGGTAGCTTGATGGATATGGCAATGCACTACTGTTTATATGGTGTTAAATTCTAGCATCAGCACTCCttagcccttgagcaaggcccttaactcaaATCATTGTTTCTGTAGCCATGGTTTCTCCTACAGCTGCCCTATTTGGTTCTGTAGGACAGTTTAATGAGTTAAGGGTGAGCTGAGCTTTGGCTTGGAAATCAATCGATTTGTAGCTATATGTGAATATCTTGATGCTTTGTTCCAGTACTTCAAGGAGTCCAGTGTTGGTTATGTTGTGAGTGGTGCAGGAAACTTCATTGACCCAGACATGCGGCATCGAAACTCTGTTCCTCGAGACACATTGAAGTTCTTCACAGGAAAGTCCTCTACACTTGGTGGCTTTGCTCATATGGAGGTTACTGACAAAAAACTAATTGTGACCTTCATCCAAGCGAGAGGAACTTCACTATTTCGTGCTGTGTTGCCTAAACGCAGTTTGtaacaatgttttttaaaaattttactGCAAGCTTGTAACTGAAACCAATCTTGtaattttacatgtttttaaagctttgaaGGTGTTTAGTttgtgtattaaattaaatctctggcttttaaatgcaattaaatgaGCTCTTGAAGTGAAGTATCTGTTCTCCGGTTTTAATTCTGGTGATGAATTTATTTCTACTTGATCCCCAAGCTCAGACATGAGCTGTGTTTGATTTGAAAAGCAAAACTGAGTTGGAAGTACAATTCAAGTCTTCATATTGACAAACATTTACTCTGCATTTTAACTGCACAC encodes the following:
- the ilf3a gene encoding interleukin enhancer-binding factor 3a isoform X3; protein product: MLKYRKYIVESFIANAGLFPSEVCVRFVCTMQCVWDEQEAYDELLYWDSLIQEGHTLHPRDYNRYEELRYWYECVCYEDKLRQYHACVAEMKHREADVPPDPRLFVIEDRHVKAKHTSVYPCAEELQAVQNMVSHVENGLKTVANWLNRQDAASGSNKLQGVRRVGLVAKGLLLKQDMDLELVLLCSDTPTHKLLNAITNKLQEVMKGQMEGEYVITLAIEDAAVMVKTVKEPMLNMKIHLTSPAVRDWVEHGQAREAPPGALDTNKCLESLASLRHAKWFQAKVSNLHSSVIVIRILRDLCTRVPTWAPLKGWVLELLCERAISTSDRPMGPGEALRRVLECVASGILLEDGPSISDPCERAGVDASCHLTPQQREDITQSAQFALRLMAFGQIHKVLGMNRLSPKVGHMYSDTLISQTPVTGLSVMKRSLESATEEESSSSKVPRKEIVIEPSNAVMMLNQLHPGLLYRLVSQTGPEHSPHFTMAIEVKGKMYEATGPSKRNAKLLVAQKALQALGIVVTPTETTATPDQKKGQETVTGTNRTAVTGGEGAEATLQGGPILTKHGKNPVMELNEKRRSLKYEVVSVRGRFNDKIFTIEVEVDGQKFQGSGSNKKLAKANAALAALEKLFPNDNPENQKKKKFSPMGYGGVGGISYSAGRGRGRGRGRGFNNKGSTFKAVSSCSGFSVSSELNTAGSQEEQCVSDAPTPVYQAVPPPSSGYYSQHSHEYGQYRKNTQNLNQNCGQNQESLVGPDYGYGYQNTQNYNYGAYSNQSTFGAGGTGTENFGYQQRTYPNPGGYSSNNTNYSYK
- the ilf3a gene encoding interleukin enhancer-binding factor 3a isoform X2, which codes for MLKYRKYIVESFIANAGLFPSEVCVRFVCTMQCVWDEQEAYDELLYWDSLIQEGHTLHPRDYNRYEELRYWYECVCYEDKLRQYHACVAEMKHREADVPPDPEKLLPQRLFVIEDRHVKAKHTSVYPCAEELQAVQNMVSHVENGLKTVANWLNRQDAASGSNKLQGVRRVGLVAKGLLLKQDMDLELVLLCSDTPTHKLLNAITNKLQEVMKGQMEGEYVITLAIEDAAVMVKTVKEPMLNMKIHLTSPAVRDWVEHGQAREAPPGALDTNKCLESLASLRHAKWFQAKVSNLHSSVIVIRILRDLCTRVPTWAPLKGWVLELLCERAISTSDRPMGPGEALRRVLECVASGILLEDGPSISDPCERAGVDASCHLTPQQREDITQSAQFALRLMAFGQIHKVLGMNRLSPKVGHMYSDTLISQTPVTGLSVMKRSLESATEEESSSSKVPRKEIVIEPSNAVMMLNQLHPGLLYRLVSQTGPEHSPHFTMAIEVKGKMYEATGPSKRNAKLLVAQKALQALGIVVTPTETTATPDQKKGQETVTGTNRTAVTGGEGAEATLQGGPILTKHGKNPVMELNEKRRSLKYEVVSVRGRFNDKIFTIEVEVDGQKFQGSGSNKKLAKANAALAALEKLFPNDNPENQKKKKFSPMGYGGVGGISYSAGRGRGRGRGRGFNNKGSTFKVSSCSGFSVSSELNTAGSQEEQCVSDAPTPVYQAVPPPSSGYYSQHSHEYGQYRKNTQNLNQNCGQNQESLVGPDYGYGYQNTQNYNYGAYSNQSTFGAGGTGTENFGYQQRTYPNPGGYSSNNTNYSYK
- the ilf3a gene encoding interleukin enhancer-binding factor 3a isoform X1, with the protein product MLKYRKYIVESFIANAGLFPSEVCVRFVCTMQCVWDEQEAYDELLYWDSLIQEGHTLHPRDYNRYEELRYWYECVCYEDKLRQYHACVAEMKHREADVPPDPEKLLPQRLFVIEDRHVKAKHTSVYPCAEELQAVQNMVSHVENGLKTVANWLNRQDAASGSNKLQGVRRVGLVAKGLLLKQDMDLELVLLCSDTPTHKLLNAITNKLQEVMKGQMEGEYVITLAIEDAAVMVKTVKEPMLNMKIHLTSPAVRDWVEHGQAREAPPGALDTNKCLESLASLRHAKWFQAKVSNLHSSVIVIRILRDLCTRVPTWAPLKGWVLELLCERAISTSDRPMGPGEALRRVLECVASGILLEDGPSISDPCERAGVDASCHLTPQQREDITQSAQFALRLMAFGQIHKVLGMNRLSPKVGHMYSDTLISQTPVTGLSVMKRSLESATEEESSSSKVPRKEIVIEPSNAVMMLNQLHPGLLYRLVSQTGPEHSPHFTMAIEVKGKMYEATGPSKRNAKLLVAQKALQALGIVVTPTETTATPDQKKGQETVTGTNRTAVTGGEGAEATLQGGPILTKHGKNPVMELNEKRRSLKYEVVSVRGRFNDKIFTIEVEVDGQKFQGSGSNKKLAKANAALAALEKLFPNDNPENQKKKKFSPMGYGGVGGISYSAGRGRGRGRGRGFNNKGSTFKAVSSCSGFSVSSELNTAGSQEEQCVSDAPTPVYQAVPPPSSGYYSQHSHEYGQYRKNTQNLNQNCGQNQESLVGPDYGYGYQNTQNYNYGAYSNQSTFGAGGTGTENFGYQQRTYPNPGGYSSNNTNYSYK
- the ilf3a gene encoding interleukin enhancer-binding factor 3a isoform X4, translated to MQCVWDEQEAYDELLYWDSLIQEGHTLHPRDYNRYEELRYWYECVCYEDKLRQYHACVAEMKHREADVPPDPEKLLPQRLFVIEDRHVKAKHTSVYPCAEELQAVQNMVSHVENGLKTVANWLNRQDAASGSNKLQGVRRVGLVAKGLLLKQDMDLELVLLCSDTPTHKLLNAITNKLQEVMKGQMEGEYVITLAIEDAAVMVKTVKEPMLNMKIHLTSPAVRDWVEHGQAREAPPGALDTNKCLESLASLRHAKWFQAKVSNLHSSVIVIRILRDLCTRVPTWAPLKGWVLELLCERAISTSDRPMGPGEALRRVLECVASGILLEDGPSISDPCERAGVDASCHLTPQQREDITQSAQFALRLMAFGQIHKVLGMNRLSPKVGHMYSDTLISQTPVTGLSVMKRSLESATEEESSSSKVPRKEIVIEPSNAVMMLNQLHPGLLYRLVSQTGPEHSPHFTMAIEVKGKMYEATGPSKRNAKLLVAQKALQALGIVVTPTETTATPDQKKGQETVTGTNRTAVTGGEGAEATLQGGPILTKHGKNPVMELNEKRRSLKYEVVSVRGRFNDKIFTIEVEVDGQKFQGSGSNKKLAKANAALAALEKLFPNDNPENQKKKKFSPMGYGGVGGISYSAGRGRGRGRGRGFNNKGSTFKAVSSCSGFSVSSELNTAGSQEEQCVSDAPTPVYQAVPPPSSGYYSQHSHEYGQYRKNTQNLNQNCGQNQESLVGPDYGYGYQNTQNYNYGAYSNQSTFGAGGTGTENFGYQQRTYPNPGGYSSNNTNYSYK